The sequence ACATCTCAGCAGCAGTTTTGGTGGTTGTAACAAGCGGTTGCACCGACGGAGAAAGAGTGCCGAGAAGGCCACTGTAGATCAATTTGTCCTGTCTTTTCCATTTTAGAAAATCAGGGTTCGGAATGGTGGCATCATTGGAGACAATTGTCGGAGCCGGAGAAGCAGTAGAACCATCAACATATCCGGCTAAGTCATACCCATCAAGCAGAGAGTGGATCTGTAGGCTCCAAGTGATGTAGTTAAGGGAGGTAAGCTTAATAACATTACTCATGTTGATGTTAAGAAAGCTTTGGGTGGAATCAATGACTTCAGCGGTGTTGGACATGGAGACAGGTGGGGGAGAAAACGCAAAACAGAGAGGGAGGGAGAAAGTGGAAACAGAGAGAgggaaggagaaaaagaaggaagaaagcgacagaggaaaaaaatgcagagatctttttactgctctgataccatgtagaagaTGAGTCTTATTGATAAACGATATCGTTACAGAGGTATATATAGTTGAACAGAGAGAACATTCTAGACTAGAGAGTATAAACAGAACATTTTATATACAGCATGATACGGAATATTGAGTAATGAAGAGCGTATCCCTTGCATATCAAGGTGTATCCTTAACATCTACATCCTCAAAGATAGATTAAAGCAAATCTTAAGATTGGCGTAAGTAATTTTGCTTGATCGGGATCGGATGAACGACGATTTAAgttcaaagaaaacataataatCTATATAGCTTCAGACTCAAATCAGTCATAAAATTACAACTACGCTAACTTAATTTGAACTATAAAAGAAACTACAACTATACCGACGATACGCAGAGATAAGCATATTGGCTGTGCcgtaagagaaaagaaaaagaaaaaaataaagagaatcaGATCATACCAATAATTCCGATGATTGTACGGACTTCTTTGGCTTTCATAGCGTTCATAGTATAAACgacgggagagagagagagagagagagacagagatgatATTTCCGTTGCCGTAAAAAGAATTAAGAGAATTTTATCTCGTCAACAAGAAAAGAGATACGTAATATTCTTTCTGTTgcattaaattatttattgattacTTTTAGTTATTATCATCAATAcctttttgtaaatatttttttcaaaaatacctatttttatcatttttatttgtatcttttttacataattacaatatattaaactaatttataatttttattagttattttgtatataaaaaataactaaaaatacatattattaaaaagggtattgaaaatagataaagagagaaattatttttgcaaaatggtatggaaaaaatatatttttgccAATGCATGGCCCAACATTTTTGTAGTTACCATCTCATGTGCAGTGTGAACCAGTTGATTTACTACACTGCcattatatgttataatttttgtagAGATTTTCGTGGCGTTTtgttatactatatataataaggtttctcttttgattttagtcCACTATcattttacaaataataattttagtgtttattactaaatttatattttatttaaaataattattttattttgtataatagtATTATACTCCGTTTCacaaagaatattattttagcaatttttacataaattaagaaaattaaacaaattttttttatcctttattAATAAACTATAGATTAGTTTCTCTAATTAGTAAGCTAAAATAgtaaagataaaaaagagatatttagttttaaaactgcattggaaatataaaaatatactttttgtgaaacaaggttaaaacctaaaaataaagagtgaaacagagggagtataataaTTAACTTTCGTCATGAATATtcccaaattattttttacacgTCACTATTTGATGTTAAGGAGGACCTAAAAATAAACCGGATCGCTTCTTCGAAAACCGATTCTTCACAAGGAATAACCGAACTCTTCCTCAGCTTGAACCAGAAAATTCCTAAAGATCGGATGGTTCAGGTACGACGCGCGCACCACATATCTCCTGCAACCGCTACCAACACAGATTGCCACGTGTCCTAATGGAACATCCGACGGTACAGAATGGCTGACCGTAGATAACCGTGCTTTGTTACACCATCGCCCGAGCATTTGTCTGAGTCTCACAATGTAACGGATCTTACTGCATTTCACAAGACCTCCAGCCATTTTTTTCCCACTAGTGCTGTGTAAGTCAAATTGATTCTCAAAACTTCTGATTTAAGTTTCTTTCGAGAGAGTAAGTGAGAGAAAATGTTAAGGTGGAGGCAGAAGGGATTTAATTCTGAGAGTTTTGGGAAAGACTAGAGAAGGCAATATAACAATGCCACCCTCCCCACGTTATTTTTGTGCTAATTACGATACAAAAttgtcttctctttttcttacaAATTCTTCTTAATTAGTGACTGTTTGAATAAATAAACAGTGGCCATGAATATGGTTGAATTTGGCAAAGTTTATGCCACAATTTATGATGAAAAATGGGGTGAAAACACTATTTACATTCATCTAAAATTTTTTTCACCATTTGAACTAAagatattgaaaattttgattcaaCATCCAACTATCAAATGTTACCACGATGATGTTTTGAAATAGactttcaaatctttcttttaaataaaaaataaaatttgcaagcattttaacttttctttctttatagtGATTAAGTGTTTACTAGGAGTTTACCAGTTGAAAGATTCCGATTGTTTAATTTTAGaaagtattatttaattttagttaaatactGTCCTAAATTCtacttaaaaagttaaaatacaCATGTTGATAATGCTTACATCTTCATAAACAGAATGTAAAAAttgcaataaaagaaaaaacagaaaacagcaTGATacttgaaaaggaaaaaagatttGTTGCCGTGGAATTGCTAATcacaattataattttaataggcCCCTTGACCTCCACCACCTCTGCTGTCAGATAATCAGAATTTGCCAACCTCGGTAATCTTGTAAAGTCACCATCATCATGGTTCGGTACaaatgttgtttcttcttctaccaaCTCAAATGTTCCCGGTATGAGCCCTATCTGGTAACTCAAAGAAGCTCCAATTATCTTCAGTTATCTTTAGTGTCACCAATTTTTGGATAGCCGCCTTTAGACTCCCAAAAGCTTGTATCCGAGAGATAGATAAATTGTGCTCCGCGTTTTTGTGGTCTGGTCCATCTCTAAACACAATGAAAACAAAGGTCGTATAGACAGAGTTTTGCCTACCGCAGAGTGAGGGGGATTAGGCTTAAGATCGCttgaggaagaaaagaaagtgaGTATTTTGAAGCTAATTTAGAGACTCTTCTCTGCTAAAGGTTCTCTTTGGGTGGATTGGGTGAAGAGATATCTACTCCGCGCTGGTACTATATGGGCTGAGAAAGACAACACCAACAAGGGATCATGGATTTGGAAGAAGATCTTGAAATACCATGAGACAGCAAAACAATTTCATCGGATGGACGTAAAAACggtgaatcaacatccttttgGTTCGACAATTGGTGTTCTTTGGGTCATTTGCAGGAGATAGTCGGAGAAAGCGGTCCTATTGCTCTTGGTATACTGGAGACAAGCACATTATCTGAAGTCATGAATATGTCAAGAAGGAGAAGACATCGATTCCTCTCTTCATATCAATTGAAGAGGAGATAACGAAACTTTCTTCCAATCGTTCACAAGATGATGATGTGGCCTTATGAAAGGGGAGGAACAATAGCTATCATACAAAGTTCAACACAAAGCACACCTGGATAAACACTCGCATAGAACGGCCAACAATGGCGGAACACAAAGATATCTAGTTTCCCAATGCTACCCCGAAGTATGCTTTCATTACATggttgttgacaaaaaacagATTGGTGACAGGGGAGCGGATGATCCTATGGAACACAAACACTAATCCAAGTTGTGTTTTCTGTAACCATTCCATTGAGACAAGGGagcatttattttttcaatgtCCTTTCTCACAGCAGGTGTGGAAGCAGCTAGTGAAAGGACTGttgcaaaataaatatatggcAAACTGGCGAGATGTTATGACTTTACTTACGGGCGATGAACTGGAAGCAACACACAAATTCCTCTTGGGATACACCTTTCAAAACACTATACATTCTCTCTGGCGAGAACGAAATGATAGGCGTCATGGAGAACCGTTGTCAACAATGGAAAAGCTGGTCAAATTCATTGACAAGAATGTCCGAAATCGCATGAGTACCATCGGGGAGGGGGTGACTGTCGAATTCAAGTTTGGTTTGCAGCTAGACTAATTtcaaaatgatttgtttttaagtttcaaaaaaGTATTGCATTAACAATGTAtacaagtttatttttcttttaaatataatttaacattagattcaaaaaaaaacaaaaaaaaaaacaaaatggactaattcttttttttttccaatccaTTATATACTGTCAATACCTTTTTCTTGTACTCTCTCTGATAATATCAAGCTCATACTACTTATTCTAGTCTTGCTTTCgtttattaatatttagaaagaaatagaacaaacaattttatttttttggaccaACGAGCAAACAttcttcaaaaagaaaaagaagcacaAGGCAGAAGGCACAGTACTCCTCTAATGTAAcgcaaaaacaattaaaaagataTGTAAATTAAGCATTACTTTCACAGAATCATATGAACttattcttataaaataagtcCATGTGGcatagaattatatattagtagTCTCTACCGAGGCCCAACGGGCTATAATAAACGTAGAGTAAAAAGTGTTTATTTGTAGGTTAACTAGATTTTGAGGTGATTAATTAACGTAAAAGTGAAGAAACGGGAGGGGAAAGTGGAGAAGGGCACGGCCTGGTTCTGAGGCTAATTGATCTGTATGTCAAAACACCGATGATGGCTCCAATCACCGGAGCCGTCATGTAAATCCATAAGTCCTCAAAATCCCATGCCACCACCGCCGGTCCTAGTGATCGAGCAGGGTTCATCGATCCTCCTGAAATTGGTCTGACCATACCGTATACTACAAAAACGTTAGCATTATTCGATTCTATGAAATATTTATCTTCCCATATTTTACGATGATTATAGCTTTGATTGTTTCAAATAGACGAAGTATCTTTACGATAGTGGAATATTAAGTAATTAAAGTACCCGGTAATAAGCACTCCAAGGGAAATGACTGTTCCAATCACGAACCCCGTCAAATTACCCAACtgtacaaaacaaacatatcaaCCCTTAAATAAATACACAATGTATAGTTAAATTCACACTTTATGTGTTATTTTGCATACACACTTATATGGCCACTTACATTTTGATGAGGACCACAATGCAAAGCAGAGGCGAGGAATACGACAATGCTCGTAGCTATGAGTTCAACGAAAAATGCAGAAACCCAGCTTAACGCAGGTTTTGTTGCCATAAGGTCAGCGTTTACTCCGTAGACTGACACCCCAACTAATGTTGCTGCAGTTGCCCCCAATGTTTGCGCCGTTATATATAACGGAACCTGACAACAACATTCACAAGCAAGTATAACATGAGTTTTGTCTATAcgcaacaaaacaaacaaacaagaccaAAGACCTAGATAATTGAACTACAATTCTTAGATGGTCGGGTGACGGGTGGAGATTGTACCTGAGACCACGGAAAGCCACCAAATACGGCGAAAGCAATGGTGATTGAAGGGTTAAGATGGGCGCCGGAGATGTGTCCGATGGAGTAAACCACGACCACCACCGATAATCCAGCGGTGGCAGCGTACTCTAGTAATCCAACGTGGCCACCGGATAATTGGGTACTGCTTATGACCCCACACACACTGAACATTAGAATGAATGTCCCCACCAATTCCGCTATTACCTAGAACACATTATTCCCGAGATATTATCATATTTTGTAgacaaagatatttttaaaaatctatagtATAGGATAACCTTAAAAATAATGCATAATAATAGGCTTATATGGTTTAAAATAGTGACCGTAAATGAAGGGGCTTACAATACGTAGGGGATTGAGATCTATATCATAAGGGAGACATCGGAACAGCCTTTGGGTCGATGGATGATCTTCATCTCTCAAAGTAGATGGAGTTGAGCCAGCTTCTTGGTCCAGTACTACCCTTGACCGTGCCTCACCATTCATCTTTCTTTCCCTTCAAGATAGTTGATGCAAGAATCGATATAGGATAGTCACAATCAAGCTGGCTTGATGAATGATCGGCTTTATGAATGATCTCTgatggaaccaaaaaaaagaaagagagatagagagaaaaacGCAAAGAAGATGGAAAGAGTATAATaatgtttacaaaataaaaaagaagaagagtcctACTACATTCCTTTGGTTAAGCAGTTTGAAAGGAGAGGAGAGGGTGTTCAACACTTTTCTTGTGTTCAAATTTTTACAGTTCCTTCCTACCAATacttcttaattttaatttggtgtTTTGTAAGTCATGCAATTCTTCTATCAAGTTCCTTCCTTAAAGATGGAACTCTTAATTATTAGAtagatctttaaaaaaaaaacctaattcctaattataacataactgtaattaaaaaccatatatacatACCACCATCTAAtctaaaccaaactaaatttatgaacaacaaaataaataaaaatacaaaaatgcaccagccgggaatcgaacccgggtctgtaCCGTGGCAGGGTACTATTATTCCACTAAACCACTGGTGCTCGCTGTGACATgctttcaaattattatttatatagtgaAGAAAGAGAGCAGCCATGTTCGTCATTGAAATTAGGGAGCAAGGCCAAAAAGTTGGATTCTGAAAGTAATCatatcgtcgtcgtcgtcgttgtcTTGTACAAGTGGAGCtaagagcgagagagagagatggagaaagTGGTTGATCTCTTCGGAGTCGGAATAGCTAATTCCGAGAAGCTACTCGGAGGATTCAACGATCTCAGCGAGATCcaacaggtttttttttgtatattttatctttctctcttcacTTTTTTGAAATTGGATTTTGGAttctaaggaaaaaaaacacatctagGGATTGTTCATAGGTTCAGTAGCTGAGGCGACTAACAGCGATTTGCTCAAAAGCTCCAACGTCACTCATGTCTTGACCGTAGCTGTGGCCTTGGTTCCTCCTTATCctaatgattttgtttataaagtCATCGAAGGTCTCTcactgtgtgtgtgtgtgtttttacaTCGATTCCTGTGTTTTAGATAAATTTTGGAGTagattttttgtaactttgatgttttctttttgtgatttttgagtGTGTGTATGTGTAGTCGTTGATAGAGAGGAGACCGATTTGACTGTATATTTCGATGAGTGTTTTAGCTTCATCGACCAAGCTATTCAATCTGGAGGTGGTGTTTTGGTTCATTGCTTCATGGGAATGTCTAGAAGGTTTTGACTCTTTGTCCTGATTGATTCTGTACTCTGTAGTAGTGGAGTTAATGTTAGAATCGAGTAACAAATAGCTTCACAGAATGTAAAAGTATGCAGCTGTTTCATCCCACACTAGTAACCATTAGGAATCTATAGACTTAGATATTGCATTCTTATACATGTATCTAAGTGGTATGGTGGTGGTTAGTGAACAGATTACACAAACTAAGAGTCTTCTTGAACCTCTGTATTTTGGGTTATTGTGTCATTTTGTTATATACTTACACAGGTTGGttggtttttggtttctcttttgaAAGTGTGACTATAGTGGTGGCTTATCTGATGAAAAAGTATGGCATGAGCTTCTCTAAAGCTATGGAACTAGTAAAGAGCCGACGTCCTCAGGCACTTCCTAATTCCGGTTTCATTTCGCAGCTGCAGAAATTTGAGAAATCCATTCAAGGTATATGATTGTCTCGTTTCCTCCTACTGTATCTTCTTTAGAGTTCAGAggatctttctctgtttttcttttggtgttgGAAAACCTTTTAACCTCTTTCTTATTGATTCCTAGACTCTATTATGTGGGTAAATAATCAATGagagacgtttttttttttaagtaagaCTGGATTTTAGATGGATACAAAATACTTCCTATTGGAAAACATAGCTTCAGTGTTAGATGATGTAAGGAAAGATAACAGAAAAGGGATATAGAAGAAAATCGAGAAACTTTTATTCATGCAGGCTGAAATGTCAGTAAGAAGGTTTAGATTTTCCTTATAAATTCAACTCTTGTTGatacaatatatacattttctctGTTTCACAGTAAATGGTGAGGCTTCAGCTGATAAGAAGATAGTGTCCTGATGAACTCTCGAGAAGTTCCGGACAAGTCTCATGATCTCCAtgattgaccaaaaaaaacttgattggTTTCGTGCTGTGTAAGGATTGTTTTCTTGTGAACTATATTGATGGTGAGCACTTTGCCATGTCCATTAACCCGattgaaataaatgaaaacgCAGAATTTACATTTCCTCTGTTACTACAATGAATATTTTCGTGGAGGATGAATGCACTAATTACCCAAAGTAAACGCCATTAGACTCTCATAATATAGATTAACAGTTGCATATGAGATATAACTATTACGTTAATGACATAATTATTGAGAAAGAAATTGATGGAAAAAGTATAAGATTTTCATAAGATTAGCAATATTCGTGCCTTTAGTTTTAATTTGTCAAAATGATTAATTGTATGCTTATGTACGAACCGACATCTTGATCTTACTGCAAATtgattcttaatatatataaaaaaaggaaaaaaaaaatcttatcgcCTATTCGAAGATAACGTGATACAACATGAACAAATTGAATATATTCATGTTGGAGTTAAATTCTTTACGCCTAAAAATTAATAGTTTGATTAAATGGGGCATGCACCTTTGCATGTCTTATACGGATTGTGGCCTAACATTTCCGGCTACAAACATTTTCACCAACATTTCTTTCCAGCTTCCACTTTTTTGGGACgtaattaaggttttttttttttttttttacatttcatcTTCGCAATTTTCTGTTTGACAGTAATGGGAGGAAATTGTGTAATGTATGTGTAAATATgcaaccacaaacacaatatgacatctttttctttggttaggTTCAAAATTTTTACAAATCTGTAGTTTTGAACAAGCATTGAGATACTCTCttaattaacttaaaaaaaaaaaaaaaactaagaaactaTTGTTGGAAAGAATCTTAATGAGCCGTCCAGGTAGTTGAGACTCAtgaagaagcttgaacaacggAACTTTATGTTAGCTCCGAAGGTTAATTATATCAATGTTTCTTTGTAAAGCCTACTTCATTAACAAAGTGATCCATACAAATATAGGATGTACGTAGTTCCAACTAATAACAAATTAAACGCATAATgataaaatcatggaaaataaaatattgtgtgatatgtagtttaattaaaagtttaaaaatcgCTAAGAGTATCTTAAGTTCTGACGTTGTTTCAACGCGTTTCTgaacttaatttaattattttttacgaTACGATGAGTCGATGACGGAATGATCGTCTTCTCACTTGAATGAAAACTTGATAATATGAGTCTTTTCTAGAGGAaaccttctttttgttttgtgtaatgaATTCCTTaaaatcctctttttttttttctttttttttttttttttttgaaaatccaaagANCCTAAGATCCTACAACATTAATTCATGCGAAAAATTAAGGGGAAAACAGAGATCACACTTTGTAAATCATAATTGCTTTCTAAATCCTCTTAGTTTGGGACAATTCAATAGTTTAACTTATTTTCATTCATCCAAAAAATCATATCTCAACATAAACTCGTATCATCCACCAGTGATCTTAACAATCAAAATTTGTATGTCCGTTAATATACACAAGGGTAGAAACAAGAAGTAAAAGAGGGTTGTATAAAGGCATGCACTCTAACTGAATGTAGGATATATCTATATTATCATAAAAGACCTCACGCAGTGaatgtaaatgtaaatgtatCCAACTTCACAAACGTGACGTATCTTTGTATATGCATACCTTTCTCTACTCTGTACTTATACATATTGAagtaataagagagagagagagagagagagagagagagagagagtgaaaatagtaagagagagaaaattagTTAGAGACAAAAGAATGTCACGAGACAGCGACATTGTGCATTTATGaaaccttgaaaaaaaaactctgaaccCTAATTATCCCTTGTTGTTGCGGCTGTATAAATACGACGTTGTTTTGAAGAATGTGTCGGAAAGAGTGAAagtgatcatcttcttctttgatagaTAAGATTCCTAGACGAGGTATAATTAAGTGAATCTTAGTCAAGGATCATGTCTCACATCGCTGTTGAGAGGAATCGAAGAAGACAAATGAACGAGCACCTTAAATCCCTTCGTTCTTTAACTCCTTGTTTCTATATCAAAAGGGTAACTTTCATGTGATCTCCTCTTGATCCCTCATTTCTCAATTCCAATTCATTATGATTTTCCTCAATTTGAAAGAGGTTTGGTGCTTTTTCATGTTAAACAATAGGTGCTTTCTTGGTTTCGTAAGTAAAAAGGGTCTAATTCTAGCTAGAATCATAAAATTTTGGGGCTTCACATGCAATTGAACTATTTCATATAGTTTAGTTTCTAAGAAGCAAAGAAAAACCTTCTGCGCGCGGGAGCAAAGCTCTTAGATACGTATAGGATCATGCATGGTAACCCTTCTAATACTGGATTTTCCAAAGTTactaattttggaaaatatgtTATATGATCATATCATGTCATATAATTGGTCCAGTTCTCATAATCTTCATTTTGTATATGTGTTTATGCATATACAAGATATATTTCTCTCTGTTAACTGCTAAAAACAGATAAGCCGCATGCACCAATCCTATTGAATAATATGGTCTCGTTTTCAATAATTGATCCGTATTAGGGAGATCAAGCTTCGATAATCGGAGGAGTGATAGAGTTCATCAAAGAGCTGCAGCAATTGGTCCAAGTTCTTGAGTCCAAGAAACGTAGAAAGACAATGAACCGACCTTCTTTTCCTTATGATCACCAAACAATTGAGCCATCCAATTTAGCCGCCTCCACCACCCGAGTACCGTTTAGTCGAATCGAGAATGTAATGACCACGAGTACTTTCAAGGAGGTAGGAGCATGCTGCAACTCTCCTCATGCTAACGTAGAAGCCAAGATCTCAGGCTCTAACGTTGTATTGAGAGTTGTCTCTAGGCGAATCATGGGCCAGCTCGTGAAGATCATCTCGGTCTTGGAGAAGCTATCTTTTCAGGTTCTTCACCTCAATATTAGTAGCATGGAGGAGACTGTCTTATACTTTTTCGTTGTTAAGGTACATATCTACATCTACATATGTTGGTCTAATCAGTAGAACAACCAATTAAACTCATTATATACCATGACATAAGATTGAATTCCGATAACTTATTAAAAGCCAACTACCTATTGCTAACCGATCGAATCTGATGTCTTGTGTCAATTTAGTACTTACTTGTAACCAAATTTATAAGACTGTTTAACTTTGTACAATGTTTCttcacacagaaaaaaaaaaaaaatagttataagcTCAACGTATATATAAGTGATCATAGAACGTTTATATGAGTGTTTGTTTTAAACTTCGTCacaataaaatttacatgtgcAGATAGGACTGGAGTGTCACTTAAGCTTGGAGGAACTAACTCTTGAAGTTCAGAAAAGCTTTGTACCTGAAGGGATCGTCGTCTCTACCACATAAGAACAAAATTCTACATGTACTATACAGCGTGTATCGTGCTTTTGGGCTTTAATTATCATGTATCGTTACATGAGCATACGTTCTTGATACTTTGCCACAAATAAGCTCctctaaaccttttttttagaaaacacttaCGTTTTACGTAGTTTATTTTCGTATCTGATCTTGATCAAAGTTGTAATTTCCCATAAATAAATGATTACAGTTTTACGTTCTAATTAGtttaatacctttttttttttggacaaacagtTTAATACCTTATCATCCGAATGTAATTGTGTGTAGACGTATA comes from Camelina sativa cultivar DH55 chromosome 19, Cs, whole genome shotgun sequence and encodes:
- the LOC104764297 gene encoding dual specificity protein phosphatase 1B isoform X1, with protein sequence MEKVVDLFGVGIANSEKLLGGFNDLSEIQQGLFIGSVAEATNSDLLKSSNVTHVLTVAVALVPPYPNDFVYKVIEVCVCVVVDREETDLTVYFDECFSFIDQAIQSGGGVLVHCFMGMSRSVTIVVAYLMKKYGMSFSKAMELVKSRRPQALPNSGFISQLQKFEKSIQVNGEASADKKIVS
- the LOC104764297 gene encoding dual specificity protein phosphatase 1B isoform X2; amino-acid sequence: MEKVVDLFGVGIANSEKLLGGFNDLSEIQQGLFIGSVAEATNSDLLKSSNVTHVLTVAVALVPPYPNDFVYKVIEVVDREETDLTVYFDECFSFIDQAIQSGGGVLVHCFMGMSRSVTIVVAYLMKKYGMSFSKAMELVKSRRPQALPNSGFISQLQKFEKSIQVNGEASADKKIVS
- the LOC104764296 gene encoding probable aquaporin NIP7-1, with product MNGEARSRVVLDQEAGSTPSTLRDEDHPSTQRLFRCLPYDIDLNPLRIVIAELVGTFILMFSVCGVISSTQLSGGHVGLLEYAATAGLSVVVVVYSIGHISGAHLNPSITIAFAVFGGFPWSQVPLYITAQTLGATAATLVGVSVYGVNADLMATKPALSWVSAFFVELIATSIVVFLASALHCGPHQNLGNLTGFVIGTVISLGVLITGPISGGSMNPARSLGPAVVAWDFEDLWIYMTAPVIGAIIGVLTYRSISLRTRPCPSPLSPPVSSLLR
- the LOC104764298 gene encoding transcription factor MUTE-like, producing MSHIAVERNRRRQMNEHLKSLRSLTPCFYIKRGDQASIIGGVIEFIKELQQLVQVLESKKRRKTMNRPSFPYDHQTIEPSNLAASTTRVPFSRIENVMTTSTFKEVGACCNSPHANVEAKISGSNVVLRVVSRRIMGQLVKIISVLEKLSFQVLHLNISSMEETVLYFFVVKIGLECHLSLEELTLEVQKSFVPEGIVVSTT